A genomic region of Erythrobacter sp. SCSIO 43205 contains the following coding sequences:
- a CDS encoding Hsp33 family molecular chaperone HslO codes for MNTKAETFSDKLLGFTVPDRSARGRMVRLDRVVDEVLAAHDYPAPVTHLLEEALVLTALMGGLLKADGEDAQLTMQAQTKVGAVSLLVCDYRAGALRGYADFDSERLSELGANPTLPALFGEGYLAITFETGAGQRYQGIVPLEGDGLAQACEAYFSQSEQIPTLIRVASRSGGKGGVAAGLLIQHLADGEEGRERLHVRMDHPDWEHVATMAGSISHDELLDKELSLETLVWRLFHEESEVRVQSGSELSRGCRCSAEYYASVLSRFPEGERDEMRNDSGIISVDCAFCAKTFELSV; via the coding sequence ATGAATACAAAAGCTGAAACTTTTTCCGATAAGCTCTTGGGCTTTACTGTCCCAGACCGCAGTGCGCGCGGACGCATGGTGCGTCTTGACCGTGTGGTAGATGAGGTACTCGCTGCGCACGATTATCCTGCGCCTGTCACTCACCTTCTTGAAGAGGCGCTGGTTTTAACCGCGCTGATGGGCGGCCTTCTGAAGGCTGACGGCGAGGATGCGCAGCTCACCATGCAAGCGCAAACCAAAGTGGGGGCGGTTTCGCTCCTAGTGTGCGATTATCGCGCTGGCGCTTTGCGCGGCTACGCAGATTTCGACTCTGAGCGTCTATCAGAACTCGGAGCGAACCCCACTTTGCCTGCGCTCTTTGGCGAGGGGTATCTTGCAATCACCTTTGAAACAGGGGCGGGGCAGCGGTATCAGGGTATCGTGCCGCTAGAGGGAGATGGTCTGGCGCAAGCGTGCGAAGCCTATTTCAGCCAGTCAGAGCAAATCCCCACGCTCATCCGCGTCGCCAGCCGTTCTGGCGGTAAAGGAGGCGTGGCAGCTGGGCTCTTGATCCAACATCTTGCCGACGGTGAAGAAGGGCGTGAGCGCTTGCACGTGCGGATGGATCATCCTGACTGGGAGCACGTTGCCACCATGGCTGGTTCGATCAGTCATGACGAGTTGCTCGATAAAGAGCTCTCGCTGGAAACGCTCGTCTGGCGTCTTTTCCATGAAGAAAGCGAGGTGCGCGTCCAGTCAGGAAGCGAGCTATCGCGCGGTTGCCGCTGCAGCGCGGAGTATTACGCCTCGGTTCTCTCGCGCTTTCCCGAAGGCGAGCGCGATGAGATGCGCAACGATTCGGGGATCATCTCGGTCGATTGCGCGTTTTGTGCGAAGACGTTTGAGCTTTCTGTCTAA
- the argF gene encoding ornithine carbamoyltransferase, with amino-acid sequence MSTPFQHFLDLGDAGPDAIAAMIANAIDRKKARADFPKGMADTDRPLEGRVLALVFEKNSTRTRVSFDIAMRQLGGTVLILEAGSSQLGRGETIADTARVLSRMVDAIMLRTDDHAKIEEMARHASVPVINGLTDRSHPCQIVADLLTVIEHGKALPGLELAWFGDGNNVLHSILEAAGLMKFNVRVATPAGFEPEKEFVDMARAGGASVTLTNSASVAASGADVLVTDTWISMGQTDADEKRRAMEPFQVNEDLMAQAKSDAIFLHCLPAHVGEEVSEDVFEGEQSVVFDEAENRIHAQKSVLLWCFNKLD; translated from the coding sequence ATGTCGACACCCTTCCAGCACTTTCTCGACCTTGGCGATGCAGGCCCCGATGCGATTGCGGCGATGATTGCAAACGCGATTGATCGCAAGAAAGCGCGCGCTGATTTTCCCAAGGGTATGGCCGACACCGACCGCCCATTGGAAGGCCGCGTGCTTGCATTGGTGTTTGAGAAAAACTCCACCCGCACCCGGGTAAGCTTTGATATCGCCATGCGGCAATTGGGCGGTACGGTTTTAATCCTCGAAGCAGGGTCAAGCCAGCTTGGCCGCGGGGAAACCATCGCGGACACCGCCCGCGTGCTCAGCCGAATGGTCGATGCAATCATGCTGCGCACCGATGATCACGCCAAGATCGAGGAAATGGCGCGCCATGCCAGCGTACCAGTAATCAACGGTCTTACCGATCGTTCGCACCCTTGCCAGATTGTTGCCGATCTTCTCACTGTAATTGAACATGGGAAGGCGCTTCCCGGCCTCGAACTCGCGTGGTTTGGTGACGGCAACAATGTCCTCCACTCGATCCTTGAGGCGGCAGGATTGATGAAGTTCAACGTCCGGGTTGCGACCCCTGCTGGCTTTGAGCCTGAGAAGGAGTTCGTCGATATGGCGCGTGCAGGCGGTGCCAGTGTTACCTTGACGAATTCGGCGAGTGTGGCGGCATCGGGCGCAGATGTGCTTGTAACCGACACCTGGATTTCCATGGGTCAGACCGATGCCGATGAAAAACGCCGAGCGATGGAGCCGTTTCAGGTCAATGAAGACTTGATGGCCCAAGCAAAATCCGACGCGATCTTTCTTCACTGCCTTCCGGCTCATGTCGGCGAGGAAGTCAGCGAAGATGTCTTTGAGGGCGAGCAATCGGTCGTATTCGATGAAGCAGAAAATCGCATCCATGCTCAAAAGTCGGTGCTCTTGTGGTGCTTTAACAAGCTAGACTGA
- a CDS encoding aspartate aminotransferase family protein encodes MTISPLMPVYPRCGVRPVKGEHCHLIDEDGTRYLDFASGIAVNLLGHSHEGLIKAIQTQAAELMHVSNLYGSPQGEKLAQQLVDASFADTVFFTNSGAEAVEGAIKAARAYHQNAGDAGDKDRFELITFANAFHGRTMATISASNQTKMHHGFSPLLDGFKYAEFDDLESAKALMGPHTAGFLVEPIQGEGGIRPASDAFMKGLRALADEHDLMLVLDEVQCGVARTGKMYAYEHYGIEPDIVATAKGLGGGFPLGAVLATEKAARGMTFGTHGSTYGGNPLAMAAGSAVMDAVANPEFLGEVAEKGERIRTRLEQFIGNYPDLFELVRGKGLMLGIKMKVESRPFFVHLRDNHQLLTVAAGDNTLRVIPPLVIGDAEIEEFFDKLSAGAASFKIPEAA; translated from the coding sequence ATGACGATATCGCCGCTTATGCCAGTTTACCCACGTTGCGGAGTGCGTCCGGTCAAGGGCGAACACTGCCACCTGATCGATGAGGACGGCACGCGCTATTTGGACTTTGCCAGCGGAATTGCGGTGAACCTTTTGGGCCACTCGCATGAGGGATTGATCAAAGCGATCCAGACGCAGGCTGCTGAGTTAATGCACGTCTCCAACCTTTATGGCAGTCCGCAAGGCGAGAAACTGGCTCAGCAATTGGTGGATGCAAGCTTTGCTGACACAGTTTTCTTCACCAATTCAGGCGCCGAAGCGGTTGAAGGCGCGATCAAAGCGGCTCGTGCCTACCATCAAAATGCGGGCGATGCGGGTGACAAAGACCGGTTCGAGCTGATCACATTTGCAAATGCCTTCCATGGGCGGACCATGGCGACAATCAGCGCCTCGAACCAAACCAAAATGCACCACGGGTTTTCGCCGCTTTTGGACGGGTTCAAGTATGCCGAGTTTGATGATCTGGAATCGGCCAAAGCATTGATGGGCCCGCACACGGCGGGTTTTCTTGTTGAACCGATCCAAGGCGAAGGCGGGATTCGTCCCGCGTCCGATGCCTTTATGAAAGGCCTTCGCGCGCTTGCCGATGAGCATGATCTCATGCTGGTGCTCGACGAAGTTCAGTGCGGTGTCGCGCGCACTGGTAAAATGTACGCCTATGAGCATTACGGCATTGAGCCAGATATTGTGGCGACGGCAAAGGGGCTTGGCGGCGGCTTCCCGCTGGGCGCTGTGCTGGCGACGGAAAAGGCGGCCCGCGGGATGACCTTTGGCACGCACGGATCGACCTATGGCGGTAACCCGCTCGCTATGGCGGCGGGCAGCGCAGTGATGGACGCGGTTGCAAACCCTGAATTTCTTGGTGAAGTTGCTGAAAAGGGTGAGCGTATTCGGACGCGGCTTGAGCAGTTCATCGGAAATTACCCAGATCTTTTTGAGCTTGTACGCGGCAAGGGGTTGATGCTGGGCATCAAAATGAAAGTCGAAAGTCGGCCATTCTTCGTGCACCTGCGCGACAACCACCAATTGCTGACGGTCGCAGCGGGCGACAACACGCTTCGGGTCATCCCGCCGCTTGTGATTGGCGATGCTGAGATCGAGGAATTCTTCGACAAGTTGTCCGCAGGTGCGGCTAGTTTCAAAATCCCGGAAGCAGCATGA
- a CDS encoding cold-shock protein codes for MGYDRGRRRGRDKRDGFGEDGFDPFGGGDGFPPPRDFGNDRGGDRFGGGDRYGGGGGGDRFGGGDRDRGGFGGGPRGGGGGPRGGGGGGFNRMPAQVVGTGKGTVKFFNGQKGFGFIQQETGGEDVFVHISAVERAGLEGLAEGQELEFNLVDRGGKISAQDLQIVGEVIAAPQADGPPKRELTGDKATGTVKFFNSMKGFGFLVRDDGQPDAFVHISAVERSGLTEINEGERFEFDLEVDRRGKYSAVNLVPVQE; via the coding sequence ATGGGATACGATAGGGGACGTCGGCGCGGTCGGGATAAGCGCGACGGTTTCGGCGAAGACGGCTTCGATCCATTTGGCGGCGGTGATGGTTTTCCACCCCCGCGCGACTTCGGAAATGATCGTGGTGGTGACCGCTTTGGCGGCGGTGATCGCTACGGCGGCGGAGGCGGTGGCGACCGTTTCGGCGGCGGTGATCGTGATCGCGGCGGTTTTGGTGGCGGCCCACGCGGAGGGGGCGGTGGTCCTCGCGGCGGCGGCGGTGGCGGTTTCAACCGTATGCCTGCCCAAGTTGTCGGTACTGGCAAAGGCACCGTGAAATTCTTCAACGGCCAAAAAGGCTTCGGCTTCATCCAGCAAGAAACCGGCGGTGAGGACGTATTCGTTCACATCAGCGCGGTTGAACGCGCTGGTCTTGAAGGTCTTGCTGAAGGTCAGGAGCTTGAATTCAACCTCGTTGATCGCGGCGGCAAGATTTCAGCCCAAGATCTCCAGATTGTTGGTGAAGTGATCGCAGCTCCGCAAGCTGACGGTCCGCCCAAGCGCGAACTTACCGGCGATAAAGCAACCGGGACAGTGAAATTCTTCAACTCCATGAAGGGTTTTGGCTTCTTGGTTCGCGACGATGGCCAGCCTGATGCGTTCGTACACATCAGCGCGGTTGAACGCTCTGGCCTCACCGAGATTAACGAAGGCGAACGCTTTGAGTTCGACCTCGAAGTCGATCGACGAGGCAAATACTCTGCGGTCAATCTGGTGCCTGTGCAGGAATAG
- a CDS encoding TIGR01244 family sulfur transferase: protein MSNFKPLSQNVFASEQISLAGVKAAKAAGITLIVNNRPDGEDPSAPQSEDVEAEAKSADIGYVSIPIGHSGFSEQQVDAMIEALESAEGPVLAYCRSGTRSTFLWALARAKMGGNPDEITQAAMSAGYDVSPIRPMLDMLAAR from the coding sequence TTGTCAAACTTTAAACCCCTTTCCCAAAACGTCTTTGCGAGCGAGCAGATTTCGCTTGCCGGTGTTAAAGCAGCAAAGGCGGCTGGCATCACCCTGATCGTCAACAATCGTCCAGATGGAGAGGATCCGAGCGCGCCTCAAAGCGAAGATGTCGAGGCCGAAGCCAAGTCAGCAGACATTGGCTATGTCTCTATTCCAATTGGACATTCTGGCTTTAGCGAGCAGCAAGTCGACGCCATGATCGAAGCTTTGGAAAGCGCCGAAGGCCCGGTGCTCGCCTATTGCCGGTCAGGCACTCGCTCGACCTTTCTTTGGGCATTGGCGAGGGCAAAAATGGGTGGCAACCCGGATGAGATAACGCAGGCAGCAATGTCAGCTGGATACGATGTGAGCCCGATCCGCCCAATGCTGGATATGCTTGCAGCGCGCTAA
- a CDS encoding sterol desaturase family protein, with protein sequence MPDFSPTQYAVPLFVIAVLAEMIWARFKRPEAYEPMDTLVSLAFGLGSTMAGALFGGFAAYVFIEAYDYRIFDIGDEWWTVWWAWPLCFVLDDLKYYWVHRAGHRIRWMWASHVNHHSSQHYNLSTALRQSWTGAFTFGLLFAIPLVLLGFHPAMIAICGGFNLIYQFWIHTEAIDRMPKWFEAVMNTPSHHRVHHATNPRYLDRNYAGVFIIWDKMFGTFEAEKGLNEGGEPIRYGIVKQLGSFNLLYAVFHEWIGMITDICRAPWKHKLSYLLREPGWSHDGSRDTSDMIRDRWRQRQLSGSTVDSKPVADRNPIEGSVKAANPSI encoded by the coding sequence ATGCCAGACTTTTCTCCCACCCAATATGCAGTCCCTTTGTTCGTCATTGCAGTCCTTGCCGAGATGATCTGGGCGCGATTCAAACGGCCCGAAGCTTATGAGCCGATGGATACCTTGGTCAGCCTCGCCTTTGGGCTTGGCTCAACGATGGCCGGCGCGCTCTTCGGAGGGTTTGCCGCATATGTTTTCATTGAAGCTTACGATTACCGCATCTTCGACATAGGGGATGAGTGGTGGACAGTTTGGTGGGCCTGGCCGCTATGCTTTGTCCTTGATGACCTCAAATACTATTGGGTGCACCGCGCCGGACACCGGATCCGCTGGATGTGGGCAAGCCATGTGAACCATCACTCTTCACAGCATTACAATCTGTCCACGGCTCTTAGACAAAGTTGGACGGGAGCTTTCACCTTTGGCCTCTTGTTTGCGATACCCTTGGTGCTTTTGGGCTTTCACCCGGCGATGATCGCAATCTGCGGCGGGTTTAACCTCATCTATCAATTCTGGATCCACACCGAAGCCATTGATCGTATGCCAAAATGGTTTGAGGCGGTGATGAATACGCCCAGCCACCACCGGGTCCACCACGCCACCAATCCGCGCTATCTCGACCGCAATTACGCAGGTGTTTTCATTATCTGGGACAAGATGTTCGGCACCTTCGAAGCTGAAAAAGGCCTCAACGAAGGCGGCGAACCCATCCGCTATGGAATCGTCAAACAATTGGGCAGCTTCAACCTTCTTTATGCCGTATTCCATGAATGGATCGGCATGATTACCGACATTTGCCGCGCGCCGTGGAAGCACAAGCTGTCCTATCTCCTTCGCGAACCGGGCTGGTCCCACGATGGCAGCCGCGACACCTCTGACATGATCCGTGACCGGTGGCGGCAGCGTCAATTGAGCGGTTCCACTGTGGATTCAAAGCCAGTGGCTGATCGAAACCCGATTGAAGGCTCTGTGAAAGCTGCTAACCCTTCAATCTGA
- a CDS encoding GMC family oxidoreductase, protein MESFDYIVIGGGSAGSAVAGRLGVDGTRRVCLLEAGGRNDNMIIKTPGFMPFIRNSSNYKFETVPQKGLNGRIGYQPRGRGLGGSSAINAMVYIRGNRWDYDNWEAMGCTGWGYEDVLPYFRKAESNERGADDYHGAGGPLFVSNQRGVNPASEAFVEAAGELQLKRNDDFNGETQEGFGLYQVTQRDGERWSAARAYVEPIRDLGNIDIRTNTLVEKLVIEEGRVTGVQIRRGKKSEVLHARKGVVLSAGAFNSPQILMLSGIGPAAHLKEHGIDVVMDKPAVGSNLQDHIDYVSGWETTSDVPIGGTLKGTLKMAAAILEHRRSRTGPMTTPYAEGGGFWTVTDGAPAPDVQWHFVPAVLEDHGRERVNAHGFSLHACVLRPESHGTVRLGSNDAAAAPVIDPNFLDDDRDIAVLRDGVRLSHRIVEAPAMQAFGPTDRHPVNLDNDDELDRLIRERADTVYHPVGTCRMGADSDAVVDPTLKMRGLDGLWIADASIMPKLVSGNTNAPSIMIGERCADFIKAAETA, encoded by the coding sequence ATGGAGAGTTTTGACTACATCGTCATTGGCGGTGGCAGTGCGGGCAGCGCTGTTGCCGGACGTTTGGGCGTCGATGGGACCAGGCGCGTCTGTTTGTTGGAAGCGGGTGGCCGCAACGACAATATGATCATCAAGACGCCGGGCTTCATGCCCTTCATCCGCAATTCGTCGAACTACAAGTTTGAAACCGTGCCCCAAAAGGGCCTCAATGGTCGCATCGGCTATCAACCACGCGGACGCGGGCTTGGCGGTTCGTCTGCTATCAACGCGATGGTCTATATCCGCGGCAACCGCTGGGATTATGACAATTGGGAAGCGATGGGGTGCACAGGCTGGGGCTATGAAGATGTGCTCCCCTATTTCCGCAAAGCGGAAAGCAATGAGCGCGGCGCTGATGACTATCACGGTGCGGGCGGACCGCTTTTCGTATCGAACCAACGCGGCGTAAACCCGGCAAGCGAGGCATTTGTCGAGGCGGCTGGCGAGCTGCAATTGAAGCGCAATGATGACTTCAACGGCGAGACGCAGGAAGGGTTTGGCCTTTACCAAGTGACGCAGCGCGACGGCGAACGCTGGTCAGCCGCGCGCGCATATGTCGAACCCATTCGCGACCTTGGCAATATCGACATTCGCACCAACACTCTGGTCGAAAAGCTCGTGATTGAGGAAGGCCGCGTGACAGGCGTGCAAATCCGGCGCGGTAAGAAATCGGAAGTCCTTCATGCGCGCAAAGGCGTGGTGCTTTCAGCGGGTGCATTCAACTCGCCGCAAATCTTGATGCTGTCAGGGATTGGTCCTGCCGCTCACCTGAAGGAACACGGCATTGATGTCGTGATGGACAAGCCCGCTGTAGGCTCAAACCTTCAAGACCACATCGACTATGTTTCGGGCTGGGAAACGACAAGCGATGTGCCGATTGGCGGTACATTGAAAGGGACGCTCAAGATGGCCGCTGCCATTCTGGAGCATCGCCGTAGTCGCACAGGGCCAATGACCACGCCTTACGCTGAGGGAGGCGGGTTCTGGACGGTCACCGACGGCGCGCCAGCCCCGGATGTACAATGGCATTTCGTCCCCGCAGTTCTTGAAGATCACGGGCGCGAAAGAGTGAATGCACACGGCTTCTCGCTCCATGCCTGTGTTCTTCGCCCTGAAAGCCATGGCACAGTTCGCCTCGGCTCCAACGATGCGGCGGCAGCGCCGGTAATCGATCCCAATTTCCTTGACGATGACCGCGACATAGCCGTCTTACGGGACGGTGTGCGCTTGTCTCACCGGATTGTCGAGGCACCGGCAATGCAAGCTTTCGGCCCCACCGATCGCCATCCCGTCAATCTTGATAACGATGATGAGCTCGATCGATTGATCCGCGAGCGTGCAGACACCGTTTATCATCCGGTTGGAACCTGCCGAATGGGCGCAGATAGCGATGCGGTGGTCGATCCCACACTTAAAATGCGCGGACTGGATGGGCTTTGGATCGCCGATGCGAGCATCATGCCCAAGCTTGTTAGCGGCAATACCAATGCCCCAAGCATCATGATCGGCGAACGCTGCGCAGACTTTATCAAGGCCGCTGAAACCGCCTGA
- a CDS encoding ammonium transporter gives MKTPLLKGAALLGASALIAQPALAAVPDAEVVSAGTAYIFNTLLFLIGGFLVMWMAAGFAMLEAGLVRAKNTSTQCIKNIGLYSIAGLMFWVIGYSIAYPGFAEGSLGLFGVAGFPYAMQGVGSADTETGYSVASDWFFQMVFCATTASIVSGTVAERVKIVPFFIFVTVLTGIIYPVVVSWEWGGGYLDSVHGFSDFAGSTLVHSTGGWAALVGAIIIGARAGRYGADGKVNVFPGSNIPLATLGTFILWLGWFGFNGASQLAMGTVGDASDVSKIFVNTNMAAAGGVVVAIILTQVMYKKADVTMALNGALAGLVSITAEPLAPTVGQSILIGGIGGVIVVFTVPLLDKFKIDDVVGAIPVHLVAGIWGTLIVAWTGDATFMGQLVGVLLTAVWVSAASAVVWLALKYTIGVRPSEEDEMMGLDKAEIGVEAYPEFAR, from the coding sequence ATGAAAACACCTCTTCTTAAAGGCGCTGCTCTTCTTGGAGCTTCGGCGCTCATCGCACAGCCAGCTTTGGCTGCCGTGCCAGACGCGGAAGTTGTTTCCGCTGGCACCGCTTACATTTTTAACACACTGCTGTTCTTGATCGGTGGCTTCCTCGTAATGTGGATGGCCGCAGGCTTTGCCATGCTCGAAGCTGGCCTTGTCCGTGCAAAGAACACGTCAACCCAGTGCATCAAGAACATCGGCCTTTATTCGATTGCGGGTTTGATGTTCTGGGTGATCGGTTACTCAATTGCCTATCCTGGCTTCGCCGAGGGGTCGCTTGGCCTTTTTGGTGTCGCTGGTTTTCCATACGCAATGCAAGGCGTCGGCTCAGCGGACACGGAAACGGGTTACTCGGTCGCTTCTGACTGGTTCTTCCAGATGGTCTTCTGCGCAACCACCGCATCGATTGTTTCGGGTACGGTAGCAGAGCGTGTGAAGATCGTTCCGTTCTTCATCTTTGTTACCGTCCTTACCGGTATCATCTATCCAGTTGTTGTCAGCTGGGAGTGGGGCGGCGGCTATCTTGATAGCGTCCACGGCTTCAGCGACTTCGCTGGTTCAACCCTTGTCCACTCAACCGGTGGCTGGGCAGCTCTTGTGGGTGCGATCATCATCGGCGCACGTGCAGGCCGCTATGGCGCTGACGGCAAAGTGAACGTCTTTCCGGGCTCGAACATCCCGCTTGCAACGCTGGGTACCTTCATCCTGTGGCTCGGCTGGTTCGGCTTTAACGGTGCATCGCAGCTTGCGATGGGCACTGTGGGCGATGCCTCTGACGTTTCAAAGATCTTCGTCAACACCAATATGGCAGCAGCCGGCGGTGTGGTCGTTGCGATCATCCTGACGCAGGTTATGTACAAGAAAGCGGACGTCACCATGGCGCTTAACGGCGCGCTGGCTGGCCTTGTATCGATCACTGCCGAGCCACTTGCTCCGACTGTGGGTCAATCGATCCTTATCGGCGGCATCGGCGGCGTTATCGTGGTCTTCACTGTTCCGCTTCTCGACAAGTTCAAGATCGACGACGTTGTCGGCGCAATCCCTGTCCACCTCGTTGCAGGTATCTGGGGCACGCTGATCGTTGCCTGGACGGGTGATGCGACCTTTATGGGTCAGCTGGTTGGTGTTCTTCTCACCGCTGTCTGGGTCTCGGCTGCATCGGCTGTCGTCTGGCTCGCTCTTAAATACACCATCGGTGTGCGTCCTTCGGAAGAAGACGAGATGATGGGGCTCGATAAAGCTGAAATCGGCGTCGAAGCCTATCCTGAATTCGCTCGGTAA
- a CDS encoding P-II family nitrogen regulator: MKFIIAIIKPFKLDEVREALGAIGVAGMTVSEVKGFGRQKGQTEIYRGAEYSTNMLPKVKLEIAVSDEIAGQVVETIQQTANTEAIGDGKIFVLDLASATRIRTGEAGETAL, translated from the coding sequence ATGAAATTCATCATCGCCATCATAAAACCATTTAAGCTCGACGAGGTGCGCGAAGCGCTGGGCGCGATCGGGGTCGCTGGAATGACTGTTTCTGAGGTCAAGGGGTTTGGCCGCCAGAAAGGGCAAACCGAAATCTATCGCGGCGCAGAATACTCCACCAATATGCTGCCAAAGGTAAAACTTGAGATTGCAGTGAGCGACGAGATCGCTGGCCAAGTGGTCGAAACCATCCAGCAAACCGCCAACACCGAAGCAATCGGTGACGGCAAAATCTTCGTTCTCGACCTCGCCTCCGCCACGCGCATCCGCACCGGCGAAGCTGGCGAAACCGCACTCTAA
- a CDS encoding pyridoxamine 5'-phosphate oxidase family protein: MADFFDELNEKHAAMIKQQAVFFIATAASDGRVNLSPKGYDAFRVLSPTQVAYLDLGGSGNETHAHVIADQPDKGRITIMFCNFQQPAQILRIYGKARPILPQDKEWEGLAANFTLLPGTRQIFVIDVESIQTSCGWGVPFMSLEGERDTLVKYHGQADPAAWEAKVAARTSSIDGLPTRASDRYITGES, encoded by the coding sequence GTGGCTGATTTCTTCGATGAGTTAAACGAAAAGCACGCAGCCATGATCAAGCAGCAAGCGGTGTTCTTCATCGCAACCGCTGCCAGTGATGGGCGCGTCAACCTAAGTCCGAAAGGCTATGATGCGTTTCGCGTGCTTTCCCCCACGCAGGTCGCCTATCTTGACCTTGGCGGGTCGGGGAATGAAACCCACGCTCATGTGATCGCTGATCAGCCCGACAAGGGGCGCATCACCATCATGTTCTGCAATTTCCAGCAACCGGCCCAAATATTGCGCATTTATGGCAAGGCTCGGCCAATTCTCCCGCAAGACAAGGAATGGGAAGGGCTGGCGGCCAATTTTACGCTTTTGCCCGGAACGCGTCAGATCTTTGTGATCGACGTCGAGAGCATTCAGACATCGTGCGGCTGGGGCGTGCCCTTCATGAGCCTTGAAGGCGAGCGTGACACGCTGGTCAAATATCATGGTCAAGCCGATCCTGCCGCGTGGGAGGCAAAGGTTGCCGCTCGTACGTCAAGCATTGATGGACTGCCAACTCGCGCATCTGACCGATATATTACGGGCGAGTCTTAA
- a CDS encoding alpha/beta fold hydrolase has translation MTQTGPTSQSFISQRLKLNYVDWGNEEAPPLVLVHGGRDHARSWDWTAEELARDYHVVAMDHRGHGDSDWVSDGNYTANDMVYDLAQLVHQLGRGPVTIVSHSMGGNVALRYTAMFPDMVTKLVAIEGLGPSPKRKEEERETPYPKRMREWIEKKRKAAGRTPRKYESIEAAFARMIEENSYLTKEQARHLTIHGVNRNEDGTYSWKFDPHLNVWQVEDVADQFMEEMWGAISCPTLLLYGEKSWASNPEKDGRLKHFNTASVIEFENAGHWLHHDQFDRFMGVLRDFL, from the coding sequence ATGACCCAAACAGGCCCCACTTCGCAAAGCTTCATCTCTCAGCGCCTCAAATTAAATTACGTCGATTGGGGCAACGAAGAGGCACCGCCATTGGTGTTGGTGCATGGTGGTCGTGATCATGCGCGAAGCTGGGATTGGACGGCTGAAGAACTTGCTAGGGACTATCACGTCGTTGCCATGGATCACCGCGGCCACGGTGACAGCGATTGGGTTTCCGATGGTAACTACACTGCCAATGACATGGTCTATGACTTGGCTCAGCTTGTGCACCAACTTGGCCGGGGCCCAGTGACCATCGTCTCGCACTCAATGGGTGGCAATGTCGCGCTGCGATATACCGCCATGTTCCCTGATATGGTGACCAAGCTGGTCGCTATCGAGGGGCTTGGTCCGTCGCCCAAGCGCAAGGAAGAAGAGCGCGAAACACCTTATCCAAAGCGTATGCGCGAATGGATTGAGAAAAAGCGCAAGGCCGCGGGGCGGACACCACGCAAGTATGAAAGCATCGAAGCTGCATTTGCCCGGATGATTGAGGAAAACTCCTACCTCACCAAGGAACAAGCCCGTCACCTCACCATCCATGGTGTCAATCGCAACGAAGACGGGACTTATAGCTGGAAGTTCGATCCGCACCTCAACGTATGGCAGGTTGAGGACGTTGCCGATCAATTCATGGAAGAAATGTGGGGGGCGATCTCTTGCCCGACGCTTCTTCTTTATGGAGAGAAAAGTTGGGCCTCTAATCCAGAGAAAGACGGTCGGCTCAAGCACTTCAACACCGCCAGCGTGATCGAATTTGAAAATGCCGGCCACTGGCTGCACCACGATCAGTTCGACCGCTTTATGGGCGTTTTGCGTGACTTTCTGTAG